A single genomic interval of Vulpes vulpes isolate BD-2025 chromosome 3, VulVul3, whole genome shotgun sequence harbors:
- the CIAO3 gene encoding cytosolic iron-sulfur assembly component 3 isoform X2: MASPFSGALQLTDLDDFIGPSQDCIKPVKVDRRPGSGVAKIHIEDDGSYFQDGGTQRLEKAKISLDDCLACSGCVTSAETVLITQQSHEELRKVLDANKTAAPGQQRLVVVSVSPQSRASLAARFQLSPTDTARKLTAFFKKIGVHYVFDTAFSRSFSLLESQREFVQRFREQANSTQALPVLTSACPGWICYAEKTHGNFLIPYLSTARSPQQVMGSLVKDFFAQQQHLTPDRIYHVTVMPCYDKKLEASRPDFFNQEHQTRDVDCVVTTGEVFKLLEEEGVSLSELEPAPLDSLCSSMSAQEPSSHRGGGSGGYLEHVFQHAAWELFGIHVDEVTYRPLRNKDFKEVTLEKEGRVLLHFAAAYGFRNIQNLVQKLKRGRCPYHYVEVMACPAGCLNGGGQLKAPDVPSKELLQQVEMLYGMVRMEVPEDVPGVQELYRSWLQGEGSEQAGRLLHTSYHAVEKASSGLSIRW; the protein is encoded by the exons ATGGCGTCGCCCTTCAGCGGGGCGCTGCAGCTGACGGATCTGGATGACTTCATCGGGCCGTCTCAG GACTGCATCAAGCCCGTGAAGGTGGACAGGCGGCCCGGAAGCGGGGTGGCCAAGATCCACATCGAGGATGACGGGAGTTACTTCCAG GACGGAGGGACCCAGAGGCTGGAGAAGGCAAAGATCTCGCTGGATGACTGCCTGGCGTGCAGTGGCTGTGTCACCTCGGCGGAGACCGTGCTCATCACTCAGCAAAGCCACGAGGAGCTGCGGAAGGTCTTAGATGCCAACAAG ACGGCAGCCCCGGGGCAGCAGAGGCTGGTTGTGGTTTCTGTCTCGCCCCAATCCAGAGCTTCGCTGGCTGCAAGATTTCAGCTGAGCCCTACGGACACTGCCAGAAAGCTGACCGCATTCTTCAAGAAGATCG GGGTGCACTATGTGTTTGATACCGCCTTCTCGAGGAGCTTCAGTCTCCTGGAGAGCCAGCGCGAGTTTGTGCAGCGGTTCCGAGAACAGGCCAACTCCACGCAGGCCTTGCCTGTGCTCACGTCCGCCTGCCCAG GCTGGATCTGCTATGCTGAGAAGACGCATGGGAACTTCCTCATCCCTTACCTCAGCACTGCCCGGTCCCCACAGCAGGTCATGGGCTCCCTGGTCAAGGACTTCTTTGCCCAGCAGCAG CATTTGACCCCCGACAGGATCTACCATGTGACGGTAATGCCGTGCTATGACAAAAAGCTGGAAGCTTCCAGACCAGACTTTTTCAACCAGGAGCACCAGACGCGTGACGTGGATTGTGTCGTCACCACAG GAGAAGTGTTCAAGTTGCTGGAGGAAGAAGGGGTGTCACTCTCAGAACTGGAGCCAGCCCCCCTGGACAGCCT GTGCAGCAGCATGTCTGCCCAAGAACCCAGCAGCCATCGGGGTGGGGGCTCCGGGGGCTACCTGGAGCACGTGTTCCAGCATGCAGCCTGGGAGCTCTTTGGAATCCACGTGGATGAGGTCACCTACAGACCCCTGAG GAACAAGGACTTCAAGGAGGTGACCCTGGAGAAGGAGGGCCGCGTCCTGCTGCACTTTGCCGCAGCCTACGGCTTCCGCAACATCCAGAACCTGGTGCAGAAGCTCAAGCGAGGGCGCTGCCCGTACCATTACGTGGAGGTCATGGCCTGCCCCGCAG GCTGCTTGAACGGCGGAGGCCAGCTCAAGGCCCCCGACGTGCCCAGCAAGGAGCTTCTCCAGCAGGTTGAGATGCTGTACGGCATGGTTAGGATGGAGGTGCCGGAGGACGTGCCTGGCGTCCAGGAACTGTATAGGAGCTGGCTGCAGGGTGAAGGCTCAGAGCAGGCTGGCCGTCTGCTGCACACAAGCTACCATGCGGTGGAGAAGGCCAGCTCCGGCCTCAGCATCAGGTGGTAG
- the CIAO3 gene encoding cytosolic iron-sulfur assembly component 3 isoform X1, protein MASPFSGALQLTDLDDFIGPSQDCIKPVKVDRRPGSGVAKIHIEDDGSYFQVSPDGGTQRLEKAKISLDDCLACSGCVTSAETVLITQQSHEELRKVLDANKTAAPGQQRLVVVSVSPQSRASLAARFQLSPTDTARKLTAFFKKIGVHYVFDTAFSRSFSLLESQREFVQRFREQANSTQALPVLTSACPGWICYAEKTHGNFLIPYLSTARSPQQVMGSLVKDFFAQQQHLTPDRIYHVTVMPCYDKKLEASRPDFFNQEHQTRDVDCVVTTGEVFKLLEEEGVSLSELEPAPLDSLCSSMSAQEPSSHRGGGSGGYLEHVFQHAAWELFGIHVDEVTYRPLRNKDFKEVTLEKEGRVLLHFAAAYGFRNIQNLVQKLKRGRCPYHYVEVMACPAGCLNGGGQLKAPDVPSKELLQQVEMLYGMVRMEVPEDVPGVQELYRSWLQGEGSEQAGRLLHTSYHAVEKASSGLSIRW, encoded by the exons ATGGCGTCGCCCTTCAGCGGGGCGCTGCAGCTGACGGATCTGGATGACTTCATCGGGCCGTCTCAG GACTGCATCAAGCCCGTGAAGGTGGACAGGCGGCCCGGAAGCGGGGTGGCCAAGATCCACATCGAGGATGACGGGAGTTACTTCCAGGTCAGTCCG GACGGAGGGACCCAGAGGCTGGAGAAGGCAAAGATCTCGCTGGATGACTGCCTGGCGTGCAGTGGCTGTGTCACCTCGGCGGAGACCGTGCTCATCACTCAGCAAAGCCACGAGGAGCTGCGGAAGGTCTTAGATGCCAACAAG ACGGCAGCCCCGGGGCAGCAGAGGCTGGTTGTGGTTTCTGTCTCGCCCCAATCCAGAGCTTCGCTGGCTGCAAGATTTCAGCTGAGCCCTACGGACACTGCCAGAAAGCTGACCGCATTCTTCAAGAAGATCG GGGTGCACTATGTGTTTGATACCGCCTTCTCGAGGAGCTTCAGTCTCCTGGAGAGCCAGCGCGAGTTTGTGCAGCGGTTCCGAGAACAGGCCAACTCCACGCAGGCCTTGCCTGTGCTCACGTCCGCCTGCCCAG GCTGGATCTGCTATGCTGAGAAGACGCATGGGAACTTCCTCATCCCTTACCTCAGCACTGCCCGGTCCCCACAGCAGGTCATGGGCTCCCTGGTCAAGGACTTCTTTGCCCAGCAGCAG CATTTGACCCCCGACAGGATCTACCATGTGACGGTAATGCCGTGCTATGACAAAAAGCTGGAAGCTTCCAGACCAGACTTTTTCAACCAGGAGCACCAGACGCGTGACGTGGATTGTGTCGTCACCACAG GAGAAGTGTTCAAGTTGCTGGAGGAAGAAGGGGTGTCACTCTCAGAACTGGAGCCAGCCCCCCTGGACAGCCT GTGCAGCAGCATGTCTGCCCAAGAACCCAGCAGCCATCGGGGTGGGGGCTCCGGGGGCTACCTGGAGCACGTGTTCCAGCATGCAGCCTGGGAGCTCTTTGGAATCCACGTGGATGAGGTCACCTACAGACCCCTGAG GAACAAGGACTTCAAGGAGGTGACCCTGGAGAAGGAGGGCCGCGTCCTGCTGCACTTTGCCGCAGCCTACGGCTTCCGCAACATCCAGAACCTGGTGCAGAAGCTCAAGCGAGGGCGCTGCCCGTACCATTACGTGGAGGTCATGGCCTGCCCCGCAG GCTGCTTGAACGGCGGAGGCCAGCTCAAGGCCCCCGACGTGCCCAGCAAGGAGCTTCTCCAGCAGGTTGAGATGCTGTACGGCATGGTTAGGATGGAGGTGCCGGAGGACGTGCCTGGCGTCCAGGAACTGTATAGGAGCTGGCTGCAGGGTGAAGGCTCAGAGCAGGCTGGCCGTCTGCTGCACACAAGCTACCATGCGGTGGAGAAGGCCAGCTCCGGCCTCAGCATCAGGTGGTAG
- the HAGHL gene encoding hydroxyacylglutathione hydrolase-like protein isoform X2 has product MKVKVIPVLEDNYMYLVIEERTREAVAVDVAVPKRLLEIVGREGVSLTTVLTTHHHWDHARGNAELARLRPGLAVLGADERICALTRRLVHGEELRFGAIHARCLLTPGHTSGHMSYFLWEEECPDPPAVFSGDALSVAGCGLRLESTAQQMYESLTQILGTLPPDTVFCGHEHTLGNLEFAQKVEPGNDHVRAKLSWAKKRDEDDMPTVPSTLSEELLYNPFLRVAEEPVRKFTGKAAPAEVLEALCKERASFQRAVEPLQPQARALLALQWGLLGTPQQK; this is encoded by the exons ATGAAGGTCAAGGTCATCCCCGTGCTCGAGGATAACTACATGTACCTTGTCATCGAGGAGCGCACGCGGGAGGCTGTGGCCGTGGACGTGGCCGTGCCCAAGAGG CTGCTGGAGATCGTGGGCCGGGAGGGGGTATCACTGACGACCGTGCTAACCACCCACCACCACTG GGACCACGCGCGGGGCAACGCGGAGCTGGCGCGGCTGCGGCCGGGGCTAGCGGTGCTGGGCGCCGACGAGCGCATCTGCGCGCTGACCCGCAGGCTGGTGCACGGCGAGGAGCTGCGG TTCGGGGCCATTCACGCGCGCTGCCTCCTAACGCCGGGCCACACCTCCGGCCACATGAGCTACTTCCTGTGGGAAGAGGAGTGTCCGGACCCGCCTGCGGTGTTCTCTG GGGATGCGCTGTCGGTGGCCGGCTGTGGCCTGCGCCTGGAGAGCACAGCCCAGCAGATGTACGAGAGCCTGACGCAGATCCTGGGCACGCTGCCCCCCGATACG GTGTTTTGCGGCCACGAGCACACGCTGGGCAACCTGGAGTTTGCACAGAAAGTGGAGCCGGGCAACGACCACGTGAGAGCTAAGCTGTCCTGGGCCAAG AAGAGGGACGAGGATGATATGCCCACAGTGCCGTCCACCCTGAGCGAGGAGCTCCTCTACAATCCCTTCCTAAGGGTGGC AGAAGAGCCTGTGCGCAAGTTCACGGGGAAGGCGGCCCCGGCCGAGGTCCTGGAGGCACTCTGCAAGGAGCGGGCAAGCTTCCAGCGGGCGGTTGAGCCGCTGCAGCCGCAGGCCCGGGCCCTCCTGGCACTGCAGTGGGGGCTCCTGGGCACACCCCAACAGAAGTGA
- the HAGHL gene encoding hydroxyacylglutathione hydrolase-like protein isoform X1 — translation MKVKVIPVLEDNYMYLVIEERTREAVAVDVAVPKRLLEIVGREGVSLTTVLTTHHHWDHARGNAELARLRPGLAVLGADERICALTRRLVHGEELRFGAIHARCLLTPGHTSGHMSYFLWEEECPDPPAVFSGDALSVAGCGLRLESTAQQMYESLTQILGTLPPDTKVFCGHEHTLGNLEFAQKVEPGNDHVRAKLSWAKKRDEDDMPTVPSTLSEELLYNPFLRVAEEPVRKFTGKAAPAEVLEALCKERASFQRAVEPLQPQARALLALQWGLLGTPQQK, via the exons ATGAAGGTCAAGGTCATCCCCGTGCTCGAGGATAACTACATGTACCTTGTCATCGAGGAGCGCACGCGGGAGGCTGTGGCCGTGGACGTGGCCGTGCCCAAGAGG CTGCTGGAGATCGTGGGCCGGGAGGGGGTATCACTGACGACCGTGCTAACCACCCACCACCACTG GGACCACGCGCGGGGCAACGCGGAGCTGGCGCGGCTGCGGCCGGGGCTAGCGGTGCTGGGCGCCGACGAGCGCATCTGCGCGCTGACCCGCAGGCTGGTGCACGGCGAGGAGCTGCGG TTCGGGGCCATTCACGCGCGCTGCCTCCTAACGCCGGGCCACACCTCCGGCCACATGAGCTACTTCCTGTGGGAAGAGGAGTGTCCGGACCCGCCTGCGGTGTTCTCTG GGGATGCGCTGTCGGTGGCCGGCTGTGGCCTGCGCCTGGAGAGCACAGCCCAGCAGATGTACGAGAGCCTGACGCAGATCCTGGGCACGCTGCCCCCCGATACG AAGGTGTTTTGCGGCCACGAGCACACGCTGGGCAACCTGGAGTTTGCACAGAAAGTGGAGCCGGGCAACGACCACGTGAGAGCTAAGCTGTCCTGGGCCAAG AAGAGGGACGAGGATGATATGCCCACAGTGCCGTCCACCCTGAGCGAGGAGCTCCTCTACAATCCCTTCCTAAGGGTGGC AGAAGAGCCTGTGCGCAAGTTCACGGGGAAGGCGGCCCCGGCCGAGGTCCTGGAGGCACTCTGCAAGGAGCGGGCAAGCTTCCAGCGGGCGGTTGAGCCGCTGCAGCCGCAGGCCCGGGCCCTCCTGGCACTGCAGTGGGGGCTCCTGGGCACACCCCAACAGAAGTGA